The following proteins come from a genomic window of Gossypium raimondii isolate GPD5lz chromosome 5, ASM2569854v1, whole genome shotgun sequence:
- the LOC105766112 gene encoding uncharacterized protein LOC105766112 isoform X2, with protein sequence MPKPSRSSSVENKSPSQGVKWSFAPGTNLLSGVTAKIDRQSKLTLNEFAKELRAFSSVDMSGRNFGDEGLFFLAESLGYNQIVEEVSFAANGITARGMKAFDGVLEANMVLKTLDLSGNPIGDEGIKCLCDILVNNTGIQKLQLNSVDLGDEGAKAIAELLKKNSTLRALELNNNMIDYSGFTSLAGALLENKTIRNFHLNGNYGGALGANALAKGLEGNKSLRELHLHGNSIGDEGIRSLISSLSSHKGKITLLDFGNNSITAKGAFHVAEYIKRSKNLLWVNLYMNDIGDEGAEKIADALKENQTVTTIDLGGNNIRAKGVGAIAEALKDNTVITNLELGYNPIGADGAKALSEVLKFHGNVKTLKLGWCQIGPKGAEFVADMLRYNNTISILDLRANGLRDEGAACLARSLKVVNETLTSLDLGFNEIRDDGAFAIAQALKANEDVTVTSLNLASNFLTKFGQSALTDARDHVYEMSEREVNIFF encoded by the exons ATGCCGAAGCCATCTAGGTCTTCATCTGTTGAAAATAAATCTCCTTCACAAGGAGTGAAGTGGTCTTTTGCCCCAGGAACAAATCTATTGTCAGGTGTTACTGCTAAGATTGATAGACAGTCAAAGCTGACACTCAATGAGTTTGCCAAGGAACTTAGGGCATTCAGCAGTGTTGATATGTCAG GACGCAACTTTGGAGATGAAGGACTGTTTTTTCTTGCCGAGAGCTTAGGTTACAATCAG ATTGTTGAGGAAGTAAGCTTTGCTGCTAATGGAATAACAGCCAGAGGAATGAAAGCCTTTGATGGTGTTCTTGAAGCAAATATGGTATTGAAAACCCTTGATCTTTCAGGCAATCCCATTGGAGATGAAGGAATAAAG TGCCTATGTGATATTTTGGTGAATAACACTGGCATTCAAAAGCTCCAGCTAAACAGTGTTGACTTAGGGGATGAG GGTGCAAAGGCAATTGCTGAGTTGTTGAAGAAAAATTCAACCTTACGTGCCCTTGAACTCAATAACAATATGATAGACTATTCT GGATTTACAAGTTTAGCAGGAGCACTTCTTGAGAATAAGACTATCCGCAATTTTCACCTAAA TGGTAATTATGGTGGTGCTCTGGGGGCTAATGCATTGGCCAAAGGACTTGAGGGGAACAAGTCTTTACGG gaaCTTCATTTACATGGAAATTCAATTGGCGATGAAGGAATTCGCTCCTTGATTTCAAGCTTATCTTCACATAAAG GAAAAATTACCCTACTGGACTTTGGGAACAACTCAATAACGGCAAAAGGTGCCTTTCATGTTGCGGAATATATCAAAAGGAGCAAGAACTTGCTATGGGTGAATCTTTACATGAATGACATTGGTGATGAG GGTGCAGAAAAAATTGCTGATGCTTTGAAAGAAAACCAGACAGTAACAACCATAGACCTG GGTGGAAATAATATTCGAGCCAAGGGGGTTGGTGCGATAGCTGAAGCCTTAAAAGATAACACTGTCATTACAAAT TTGGAACTTGGTTATAATCCCATTGGAGCAGATGGAGCAAAGGCTTTGTCTGAAGTTCTTAAATTCCATGGAAATGTAAAAACACTAAAGCTTGGTTGGTGTCAG ATAGGACCAAAGGGTGCAGAGTTTGTTGCAGATATGTTGAGATATAATAATACCATATCAATTCTGGACTTGCGAGCAAATGGACTTAGAGATGAA GGTGCAGCCTGTCTGGCTCGCAGCTTGAAAGTTGTTAATGAAACCTTAACTTCACTTGACTTGGGATTCAACGAGATTAGG GATGATGGTGCTTTTGCCATTGCTCAAGCACTCAAGGCCAATGAAGATGTCACAGTAACATCGCTCAACCTTGCGAGTAACTTTCTTACAAAATTTGGGCAG AGTGCATTGACAGATGCAAGAGATCATGTTTACGAGATGAGTGAAAGGGAAGTCAATATTTTCTTCTAG